One genomic window of Arachis hypogaea cultivar Tifrunner chromosome 8, arahy.Tifrunner.gnm2.J5K5, whole genome shotgun sequence includes the following:
- the LOC112708450 gene encoding NADH--cytochrome b5 reductase 1 isoform X1, translated as MLELPLLKMSFRFTKFDLRHLRYFAENLHPELLGGAVALVAVGLTAAYFYHRLTKVPKKCLDPNNFKEFELIKKTQLSHNAARFKFALPTPTSVLGLPVGKNILARGRDSSGAEVMKSYTPITLDSDVGYFELVVKMYPNGKMSHHFRQMKVGDKLAVKGPKGRFSYKPGQVRAFGMIAGGTGITPMFQITRAILENPKDKTKISLLYANVTVDDILLKEELDNFASKYPSQFNVYYVLNKPPNEWNGGVGYITKDMIQTHCPAPARDIQILMCGPQPMNNTMTSYLNELGYTSKMQFVF; from the exons ATGTTGGAACTACCATTACTCAAAATGTCATTTCGTTTTACCAAATTCGATTTGAGGCATCTTCGTTACTTTGCTGAGAACCTGCACCCGGAGCTACTAGGTGGTGCGGTTGCTCTTGTCGCCGTTGGCCTCACCGCTGCTTATTTTTATCATCGGTTAACCAAAGTTCCCAAAA AATGCCTGGACCCCAACAACTTCAAAGAATTTGAACTTATAAAGAAGACCCAACTCAGCCACAACGCAGCAAGGTTCAAATTCGCCCTTCCAACTCCTACATCGGTGTTGGGCCTTCCAGTCGGAAAAAATATTCTTGCCAG GGGAAGAGATAGCAGCGGAGCGGAGGTTATGAAATCATACACTCCAATCACGTTGGATTCGGATGTTGGTTACTTTGAATTAGTTGTTAAG ATGTACCCAAATGGAAAGATGTCCCACCATTTTAGACAAATGAAAGTTGGAGACAAGTTGGCTGTGAAGGGCCCCAAG GGGCGCTTCAGTTACAAGCCTGGTCAAGTTCGGGCATTTGGAATGATTGCTGGAGGTACAGGCATCACCCCAATGTTTCag ATCACAAGGGCCATTCTAGAAAACCCCAAGGATAAAACAAAGATTTCCCTTTTATATGCCAATGTGACGGTGGACGATATTCTATTAAAG GAAGAACTAGATAATTTTGCCAGCAAATATCCAAGTCAATTCAATGTCTATTATGTTCTTAATAAG CCCCCTAATGAGTGGAATGGTGGCGTTGGGTACATAACTAAGGATATGATTCAAACCCATTGTCCTGCACCAGCAAGGGATATCCAG ATATTGATGTGCGGTCCACAACCCATGAATAACACAATGACAAGTTATCTCAATGAACTTGGCTACACATCAAAGATGCAATTCGTGTTCTAG
- the LOC112708450 gene encoding NADH--cytochrome b5 reductase 1 isoform X2 has protein sequence MLELPLLKMSFRFTKFDLRHLRYFAENLHPELLGGAVALVAVGLTAAYFYHRLTKVPKKCLDPNNFKEFELIKKTQLSHNAARFKFALPTPTSVLGLPVGKNILARGRDSSGAEVMKSYTPITLDSDVGYFELVVKMYPNGKMSHHFRQMKVGDKLAVKGPKGRFSYKPGQVRAFGMIAGGTGITPMFQITRAILENPKDKTKISLLYANVTVDDILLKEELDNFASKYPSQFNVYYVLNKPPNEWNGGVGYITKDMIQTHCPAPARDIQETQLTRLLCMDSHGY, from the exons ATGTTGGAACTACCATTACTCAAAATGTCATTTCGTTTTACCAAATTCGATTTGAGGCATCTTCGTTACTTTGCTGAGAACCTGCACCCGGAGCTACTAGGTGGTGCGGTTGCTCTTGTCGCCGTTGGCCTCACCGCTGCTTATTTTTATCATCGGTTAACCAAAGTTCCCAAAA AATGCCTGGACCCCAACAACTTCAAAGAATTTGAACTTATAAAGAAGACCCAACTCAGCCACAACGCAGCAAGGTTCAAATTCGCCCTTCCAACTCCTACATCGGTGTTGGGCCTTCCAGTCGGAAAAAATATTCTTGCCAG GGGAAGAGATAGCAGCGGAGCGGAGGTTATGAAATCATACACTCCAATCACGTTGGATTCGGATGTTGGTTACTTTGAATTAGTTGTTAAG ATGTACCCAAATGGAAAGATGTCCCACCATTTTAGACAAATGAAAGTTGGAGACAAGTTGGCTGTGAAGGGCCCCAAG GGGCGCTTCAGTTACAAGCCTGGTCAAGTTCGGGCATTTGGAATGATTGCTGGAGGTACAGGCATCACCCCAATGTTTCag ATCACAAGGGCCATTCTAGAAAACCCCAAGGATAAAACAAAGATTTCCCTTTTATATGCCAATGTGACGGTGGACGATATTCTATTAAAG GAAGAACTAGATAATTTTGCCAGCAAATATCCAAGTCAATTCAATGTCTATTATGTTCTTAATAAG CCCCCTAATGAGTGGAATGGTGGCGTTGGGTACATAACTAAGGATATGATTCAAACCCATTGTCCTGCACCAGCAAGGGATATCCAG GAGACCCAACTCACAAGGCTTCTTTGCATGGACTCACATGG ATATTGA
- the LOC112705382 gene encoding uncharacterized protein codes for MYLPLSTADAGITTELQYGTPPRNCNDDNAETKRYENNAIDENTRNMVLIPLFDDYENRFMMLQLLIEEDTQELTELPFNDSAPNVWRILRLLPPVKSYIEKKDKEEDANRSASQKKSFPENPGQQFSLGTRLPSIHGAPWPPSFLSILARTPFFLVSPTTVTDHGARWSLRFPPFIAPWAPSTATVSHCSVLVSSSRSQGKIAAVSGGDLATIGERHHDRLAAATTFVSGGFASSAVRLVASLPTTAPASVTPSALISVGACSHKTAASICSSFTEAPSTAPLPRVRSAGASSSKPPPLFSTEASSATTKTTAFEFRCGGFGGGRGTLTFVGSGSVNFPCSIATTPLLVPSPLPRVVPSTAGTTALTPTIAITLDLWNYRLQDLLNLLLLVGLS; via the exons ATGTACTTACCACTTTCTACGGCAGACGCAGGTATAACCACGGAGCTTCAATATGGAACTCCTCCACGGAACTGCAACGATGACAATGCGGAGACGAAGCGTT ATGAAAATAATGCTATTGATGAGAACACAAGAAATATGGTATTGATTCCTTTGTTTGATGATTATGAAAATCGTTTTATGATGCTTCAACTACTTATTGAAGAAGACACACAAGAACTAACAGAATTACCTTTTAATGATAGTGCGCCAAATGTTTGGCGCATTTTGAGGCTATTGCCACCAGTTAAGAGCTACATCGAGAAGAAAGATAAGGAGGAGGACGCCAACCGATCGGCCAGTCAGAAA AAGTCCTTTCCTGAGAACCCAGGCCAGCAGTTCTCCCTTGGAACACGGCTGCCATCCATCCATGGAGCTCCTTGGCCACCGTCTTTTCTATCGATACTCGCGCGAACCCCCTTCTTCCTTGTGTCCCCCACGACGGTCACCGACCATGGAGCACGCTGGTCGCTGCGATTTCCACCGTTTATTGCCCCATGGGCACCCTCCACAGCCACCGTGTCCCACTGCTCTGTTCTAGTCTCATCGTCGCGCTCCCAGGGGAAGATTGCCGCCGTCAGTGGTGGTGACTTGGCCACAATCGGAGAAAGACACCATGATCGACTTGCTGCCGCCACGACGTTCGTATCGGGAGGCTTCGCTTCAAGCGCGGTCCGTCTCGTCGCCTCTCTGCCCACAACTGCCCCTGCGTCCGTCACACCCTCCGCCTTAATCTCTGTCGGTGCATGTTCACACAAGACCGCCGCGAGCATCTGCTCCTCCTTCACGGAGGCGCCATCCACGGCGCCGCTACCGAGGGTCAGATCTGCTGGTGCTTCATCCTCGAAGCCGCCCCCTCTATTCAGCACTGAAGCGTCGTCGGCAACGACCAAGACCACCGCATTCGAGTTCAGATGCGGTGGTTTCGGTGGCGGTCGCGGCACCCTCACCTTTGTCGGTTCTGGATCCGTGAACTTCCCCTGCTCCATCGCGACGACGCCGCTTCTGGTCCCATCACCATTGCCCAGAGTAGTGCCATCCACTGCTGGCACAACAGCCTTGACACCGACAATCGCAATCACGCTAG ATCTCTGGAATTATCGGCTTCAGgatttgttgaatttgctgcttcTGGTTGGTTTGTCTTGA
- the LOC112707556 gene encoding uncharacterized protein, whose product MVDVFGVPVFHHGGNFSRRASGELVYVNGQVEKFPPMDLDFVNFGDLVTMFKGLGYQSYKEAYWYDPKGKDMEPGLHVLKGDAGINQMRQAKLRNKDTEEFYIFFTILLTILRSQMMILRKMLRLRKKSIQMTWRSRMARLPPMIALTVMKMSRINHLQLVMKVGVILVKMMRAEGLELPKKRGNMCLHRRGKGLIPMRSQKNKQHEFKRQRFKARRVGSAGESSSRSTRPAKQPNTSRPGSQPNRSRPAREPSMRPAIADYVSDVDTDNEDIVFEYESEELHTPVSSEDEGNKPH is encoded by the coding sequence ATGGTTGATGTCTTTGGTGTTCCTGTGTTCCATCATGGGGGTAACTTTTCACGGAGGGCTAGCGGTGAGTTAGTGTATGTTAATGGTCAAGTTGAGAAGTTTCCTCCAATGGACTTGGATTTTGTCAATTTCGGCGATCTGGTCACGATGTTCAAAGGATTAGGATATCAATCCTATAAGGAGGCTTACTGGTATGATCCAAAAGGTAAAGATATGGAGCCAGGGTTGCATGTACTGAAGGGGGACGCAGGAATCAACCAAATGCGACAGGCTAAGTTGAGGAACAAAGATACTGAAgagttttacattttttttaccaTCCTGTTGACGATCCTGAGATCGCAGATGATGATTTTGAGGAAAATGCTGAGGTTGAGGAAGAAGTCGATCCAAATGACTTGGAGAAGTCGGATGGCTCGTCTACCGCCGATGATAGCACTGACAGTGATGAAGATGAGCCGTATAAACCACCTCCAGCTGGTTATGAAAGTGGGAGTGATACTGGTGAAGATGATGAGGGCAGAAGGGTTAGAGCTGCCAAAGAAAAGAGGAAACATGTGTCTCCATCGTCGAGGAAAGGGGTTGATCCCAATGAGAAGCCAAAAAAACAAGCAACACGAGTTTAAAAGGCAGAGATTTAAAGCAAGAAGGGTGGGCTCAGCTGGTGAAAGTTCCTCAAGGTCTACTAGGCCTGCTAAACAGCCCAACACTAGTAGGCCTGGAAGTCAGCCCAACAGATCAAGGCCTGCTAGGGAGCCCAGCATGAGGCCCGCCATTGCAGACTATGTCAGTGATGTAGACACTGATAATGAAGACATTGTGTTTGAGTATGAGTCTGAAGAGCTGCATACCCCTGTCTCATCAGAGGATGAAGGGAACAAACCACACTGA